One Sphaeramia orbicularis chromosome 21, fSphaOr1.1, whole genome shotgun sequence DNA window includes the following coding sequences:
- the ackr3a gene encoding atypical chemokine receptor 3a — MSLTSSDLEDLLESLSDLNFSDPLGNISRVDTMVCATSFNRTALLYSTCILYSFIFIIGLAANALVLWVNIRAQRDSTPRHETHMYIAHLAVADLCVCVTLPVWVSSLAQHGHWPFGEVACKLTHLLFSVNLFSSIFFLACMSVDRYLSLTKHGDGEGGVRRRLFRRGACIAVWLLALVASLPDTYFMRTVKSSHGDIMLCRPVYPEENPREWMVGVQLSFILLGFVLPFPVIAVFYALLARAFARSSSSSSSSTVEQERRVSRRVILAYIIVFLGCWGPYHSVLLADALSQLGLVPLTCHLENVILVALHLTQCLSLLHCCFNPILYNFINRNYRYDLMKAFIFKYSTRTGLARLIEASNMSETEYSAVAVDNPPQI, encoded by the coding sequence ATGAGTCTAACCAGTAGTGACCTAGAGGACCTGTTGGAATCGCTGTCGGACCTCAACTTCTCCGACCCGTTGGGCAACATATCCCGTGTGGATACGATGGTGTGTGCCACGTCGTTTAACCGCACTGCTCTGCTCTACTCCACGTGCATCCTCTACTCTTTTATCTTCATCATCGGCCTGGCTGCTAACGCCCTGGTCCTGTGGGTCAACATCCGTGCTCAAAGAGACTCCACCCCTCGCCACGAGACACACATGTACATCGCTCACCTGGCTGTCGCAGACCTGTGCGTGTGCGTCACTCTGCCCGTGTGGGTGAGCTCGCTGGCTCAGCACGGCCACTGGCCATTCGGCGAGGTGGCGTGTAAACTCACACACCTACTTTTCTCGGTCAACCTCTTCAGCAGTATCTTCTTTTTGGCCTGCATGAGTGTGGATCGCTACCTAAGCCTGACAAAGCACGGGGACGGCGAGGGTGGCGTGAGGAGGAGGTTGTTTCGGCGTGGGGCTTGCATCGCCGTGTGGCTTCTGGCGCTTGTGGCCAGCTTGCCGGACACCTACTTCATGCGTACGGTGAAGTCGTCGCATGGGGACATCATGTTGTGCAGGCCTGTGTATCCAGAGGAAAACCCCAGGGAGTGGATGGTGGGAGTACAGCTGAGCTTCATCCTCCTGGGCTTCGTTCTCCCGTTCCCTGTTATCGCAGTGTTTTATGCCCTTCTGGCCAGAGCTTTCGCCCGCTCCTCTTCTTCGTCATCATCCTCAACAGTGGAACAGGAGCGTCGTGTGAGCCGTAGGGTGATCCTAGCCTACATCATTGTTTTCCTGGGCTGCTGGGGTCCCTACCACAGCGTCCTCCTGGCTGACGCCCTGTCACAGCTGGGTTTAGTGCCGCTGACCTGTCACCTGGAGAATGTGATCTTGGTGGCCTTACATCTCACCCAGTGCCTGTCCTTGCTCCACTGCTGTTTCAACCCGATCCTCTACAACTTCATCAACAGAAACTACCGCTATGACCTCATGAAGGCCTTCATCTTTAAATATTCCACAAGGACGGGCTTGGCGCGGCTCATTGAGGCTTCGAATATGTCCGAGACTGAGTATTCTGCCGTAGCTGTAGACAACCCACCGCAAAtctaa